The following are encoded together in the Aciduricibacillus chroicocephali genome:
- a CDS encoding STAS domain-containing protein produces the protein MEEARKYGSNDSLIKVSNMLFKTLVDQLNVNTAYIAKREYDQMDVINSFNRNKVLVTNDMVVDYKESNCKYVIENDKKIQFFTNLMTHRETKNRSITKQLQAKAFLGVALNSSTGVEFGTLCVADQEEKEFSEEDIKYIRTIGDVLSFIIELDDTYEDVGMLSVPIIPISSSIAILALQGNISSTRGLKISECVLDYVTEKQIDYLIIDLSEMKRNYKEFLDSINRLISSLKLMGIDVMLSGVSPELASVFIYSTSSIEAEYVQCIEKGLDKLGFELREKR, from the coding sequence ATGGAAGAGGCAAGAAAATATGGATCGAATGACTCGTTGATCAAAGTTTCTAACATGCTTTTTAAAACTTTAGTTGATCAACTAAATGTAAATACCGCTTATATTGCTAAAAGAGAATACGATCAGATGGATGTAATCAATTCATTTAATAGAAATAAAGTTCTGGTTACTAATGATATGGTGGTTGATTATAAAGAATCGAATTGTAAGTATGTTATTGAAAATGATAAGAAAATCCAGTTTTTCACTAACTTAATGACACATCGGGAAACGAAGAATAGAAGCATTACTAAACAACTTCAAGCAAAGGCTTTTTTAGGAGTTGCATTAAACAGCTCCACTGGAGTTGAATTTGGTACACTTTGTGTTGCCGATCAGGAAGAAAAAGAATTCAGCGAAGAGGATATTAAGTATATAAGGACGATAGGAGATGTATTGTCTTTTATTATTGAGCTGGATGACACATATGAAGACGTGGGAATGCTGAGTGTCCCAATTATACCTATATCCTCAAGTATTGCTATATTAGCCTTGCAAGGAAATATAAGTAGTACAAGAGGTCTGAAAATCTCAGAATGTGTTTTGGACTATGTTACCGAAAAACAAATTGATTACTTAATTATTGATCTCTCGGAAATGAAAAGAAATTATAAAGAATTCCTAGACTCCATAAATCGTCTGATTTCTTCACTTAAACTGATGGGTATAGATGTTATGTTGTCCGGTGTCTCTCCTGAATTAGCTAGTGTATTCATATACTCTACTTCATCCATAGAAGCTGAATATGTTCAGTGTATTGAAAAAGGTTTAGATAAATTAGGCTTTGAATTGAGGGAGAAAAGGTAA
- a CDS encoding sulfite exporter TauE/SafE family protein, with amino-acid sequence MFELGLLGWTVVVLVFILTGINKTGLPTLGILTVTMMMFVFPVKTAVGIMLPMLLTADIFAVIYYRRNAHWRLIFKLLPWVLVGLAAGYVTLQLLNGDLLRKIIGFIVLLLIVLQLLRNRFGTRFNEMLPESRIFAALMGILGGFTTMVGNAAGEVMSIYFLAKKLPQKEFVGTVAWFFFTVNIIKLPIFIHLGMITATTFKFDLALAPLVIIGAFIGVNVLPRLPKRIFEGAILLAAAIGGVLLLFT; translated from the coding sequence ATGTTTGAACTTGGATTGTTGGGATGGACAGTCGTTGTCCTTGTCTTTATTCTGACAGGTATCAATAAGACCGGCTTGCCTACACTCGGTATTCTGACGGTCACAATGATGATGTTCGTATTCCCCGTGAAAACAGCAGTCGGCATTATGCTGCCCATGCTTCTTACAGCCGATATATTTGCTGTGATCTATTATCGGCGCAATGCTCATTGGCGGCTCATTTTCAAGCTATTGCCTTGGGTTCTAGTCGGGCTTGCTGCAGGCTATGTCACCTTGCAATTGCTGAACGGGGACTTATTACGCAAAATCATCGGCTTCATCGTACTCCTTCTTATTGTGCTGCAACTGTTACGTAATAGATTTGGAACACGTTTTAACGAGATGCTGCCTGAATCTCGCATATTCGCTGCGTTAATGGGTATACTTGGCGGCTTTACCACAATGGTCGGAAACGCTGCGGGCGAAGTAATGAGTATTTATTTCCTTGCAAAAAAACTGCCCCAGAAAGAGTTCGTTGGCACTGTCGCTTGGTTCTTCTTTACCGTCAATATCATCAAATTGCCGATTTTCATTCACCTTGGCATGATTACAGCGACTACTTTTAAGTTCGACTTGGCACTTGCTCCTCTTGTCATCATCGGTGCATTTATAGGGGTTAATGTTTTGCCACGCCTCCCGAAGCGCATATTCGAAGGAGCAATCCTCCTCGCGGCAGCCATTGGTGGTGTCCTGCTTCTTTTCACATAA
- a CDS encoding permease codes for MNHISESPSTNNKKTVWFVIIFLLIAIAGLAYVKWVPYYGKSIIASTTHSIGESILGNPDAPNHFTWRGAWEYALVYFNSVWKAAILGIVIGSLVQVLIPANWLMRVLGKTNFGSTAIAGLSSLPGMMCTCCAAPVAVGLRKKNVSVGASLAFWLGNPTLNPAVLIFMTFVLSWKFTLLRVIFGVILTFGVSYWANRFMPKATPETAAELMEGTEEPDESGPFFKRWMRSIGTMILYIVPAYVISVLLMGAVRGFLFPHIDFTATSTWLMIILFAIGGMLFVIPTAAEIPIIQTFMAFGLGGGPAAALLITLPAISLPSLILVARSFPRRVLYFVSGSVVGLGILCGIAGMLIL; via the coding sequence TTGAATCACATATCTGAATCACCATCAACAAATAATAAAAAGACAGTTTGGTTTGTTATTATATTTCTTCTTATTGCAATAGCGGGTCTAGCCTATGTGAAATGGGTACCGTATTATGGAAAGAGCATTATTGCTTCGACTACTCACTCAATTGGTGAATCTATACTGGGCAATCCGGATGCCCCAAATCACTTTACATGGCGAGGTGCCTGGGAGTATGCGCTTGTCTACTTTAACTCAGTATGGAAGGCTGCTATTCTTGGTATTGTGATCGGTTCGCTTGTACAGGTCCTTATCCCAGCGAACTGGCTTATGCGTGTCCTTGGCAAGACGAATTTTGGAAGTACTGCAATAGCAGGACTCTCGTCACTGCCTGGGATGATGTGTACATGTTGTGCAGCGCCTGTCGCGGTCGGTTTGCGTAAGAAAAATGTTTCTGTAGGGGCGAGCTTGGCATTCTGGCTTGGAAATCCAACTTTGAATCCGGCAGTACTCATCTTCATGACCTTTGTTCTTTCCTGGAAGTTCACTCTGCTCCGTGTTATCTTTGGAGTCATCTTAACATTTGGAGTCAGTTATTGGGCAAATCGTTTTATGCCGAAAGCGACTCCTGAGACGGCTGCTGAACTTATGGAAGGAACAGAAGAGCCCGATGAGAGCGGACCGTTTTTCAAGAGATGGATGCGCAGTATAGGCACGATGATTCTATATATTGTACCGGCATATGTAATTTCTGTTCTGCTTATGGGTGCTGTACGGGGCTTCTTGTTCCCTCATATTGATTTCACAGCAACAAGTACATGGCTGATGATTATCCTGTTCGCAATTGGAGGCATGCTTTTTGTTATCCCGACAGCGGCAGAGATACCAATTATCCAGACATTCATGGCATTTGGTCTTGGCGGTGGTCCGGCAGCTGCGTTGCTTATTACGTTGCCAGCTATTAGTTTGCCATCACTTATCCTCGTAGCAAGGTCTTTCCCACGCAGAGTACTTTACTTCGTGAGCGGATCTGTCGTTGGGCTTGGTATTCTATGTGGGATTGCAGGAATGTTAATATTGTAA
- a CDS encoding four-helix bundle copper-binding protein, with amino-acid sequence MEREHQESLIRTLQNCVKTCNICFEACLNEEHVEMMADCIRLDRECAEVCSLLGQFVSRGSQFTTELAGLCAKVCEACGNECKKHNHEHCQRCAQICFACAEECHRIAA; translated from the coding sequence ATGGAACGCGAACATCAAGAGTCACTTATCAGGACGTTGCAAAACTGTGTGAAAACGTGCAATATTTGTTTCGAAGCATGTTTGAATGAAGAGCATGTTGAAATGATGGCCGATTGCATACGGTTGGACAGGGAATGTGCGGAAGTCTGCAGTTTGTTAGGACAGTTTGTGAGCAGAGGATCGCAGTTTACGACTGAACTGGCAGGACTTTGTGCAAAAGTCTGTGAAGCTTGTGGTAATGAATGCAAAAAACATAATCATGAACATTGTCAGCGCTGTGCGCAAATTTGCTTTGCTTGTGCTGAAGAATGTCATCGTATAGCAGCTTAA
- a CDS encoding DUF4870 domain-containing protein: MNSYEPELVTTSDDRLFAMLIYLTSFFFPLIGPLLIWLLKRDDSAFVEYHGKEYFNFFISYTIYGFISAILIVVLIGIIFAFVFGILAFIFTLIALVKSYNGKMYRFPMIFRFIK, encoded by the coding sequence ATGAATTCATATGAACCAGAATTAGTCACTACAAGTGATGATCGGCTGTTCGCCATGCTGATTTATCTTACAAGTTTTTTCTTCCCGTTGATTGGACCTTTGCTTATATGGTTGCTGAAAAGAGACGATTCAGCATTTGTGGAATATCATGGGAAAGAATACTTTAACTTTTTTATTTCATACACAATTTATGGCTTCATCAGTGCTATTCTTATTGTTGTTCTTATTGGAATTATATTCGCATTTGTCTTTGGCATACTGGCATTTATTTTTACATTAATTGCACTGGTCAAGTCCTATAATGGTAAAATGTATCGTTTTCCGATGATTTTCCGTTTTATCAAGTAA
- a CDS encoding DUF3862 domain-containing protein — translation MNGNTLYKKNWFWLFALAGILILLKITVNSTDQEDTPPDSVLEEAQDSDDETSEKVIYPEQPKDDVIGYESQEEQKPLIVHQDDVTPVPKGKIDDKAFLESVRVTKKKFNRFKEGMTYKEIKKIAGTGGEMDSKDEYSGTVRYKFPTMTYASSVYLEFQDDKLIEKRQYNLDNFAVMTLKDFNEIKDGMSYKEVTKILGGEGKSYTGPDQDDEYKTIVYNYQGARTDQPANVMLIFQKDRLVNKEQTGLD, via the coding sequence ATGAATGGAAATACGCTTTACAAAAAAAACTGGTTCTGGCTGTTCGCCCTTGCAGGAATTCTAATTCTATTAAAAATTACCGTTAATAGCACTGATCAGGAAGACACACCCCCAGATTCTGTCTTAGAAGAAGCACAAGATTCAGATGATGAAACTTCAGAAAAAGTTATATACCCAGAACAACCAAAAGATGATGTAATTGGCTATGAATCACAAGAAGAGCAGAAGCCACTCATTGTTCATCAAGATGATGTCACTCCAGTCCCAAAAGGCAAAATTGATGATAAAGCTTTCCTTGAGTCGGTACGTGTAACAAAGAAAAAGTTTAACCGTTTCAAGGAAGGAATGACTTATAAAGAGATTAAGAAGATTGCCGGGACTGGCGGAGAAATGGACAGTAAAGATGAATACTCAGGAACTGTTCGGTATAAGTTCCCCACAATGACATATGCCTCCTCGGTTTATCTAGAATTCCAGGATGATAAGCTTATTGAGAAGCGCCAATACAACTTGGACAATTTTGCTGTCATGACTTTGAAAGATTTCAACGAAATAAAAGATGGAATGAGCTACAAAGAGGTGACAAAAATACTCGGAGGAGAAGGCAAAAGCTATACCGGACCAGATCAAGATGATGAGTACAAAACCATTGTCTACAACTATCAGGGCGCCCGAACCGATCAACCGGCAAATGTTATGCTCATTTTCCAAAAGGACCGGCTCGTTAATAAAGAGCAGACCGGATTAGATTAA
- a CDS encoding DUF6366 family protein, with translation MTDNNESPEETRERLRQQEIRNNPTGNLHDSFHRANSGSLVDLFNGLSWKAAAVLILILIIGTIIMLAFFK, from the coding sequence ATGACAGATAACAATGAATCCCCTGAAGAAACAAGAGAAAGGTTACGACAACAAGAAATCCGTAACAATCCTACCGGTAATTTACATGATTCATTTCACCGTGCTAATTCTGGAAGCCTCGTTGATCTGTTCAATGGACTAAGCTGGAAAGCTGCAGCTGTTTTAATTCTTATTCTGATTATAGGCACTATCATTATGCTGGCATTTTTCAAGTAG
- a CDS encoding C39 family peptidase, which yields MRKYIVFILALFSIYSFSHKWLITTVFAQSGSPQVTTDEKAVPGKQSETKQKESANEPEAVQIEATISEPNTTGNVEHPVQPADGIKLNKETEGQSATMNSEPLTVTVGNIKYYLDSQKRITHSEVYKSDRVEKIQQFHPGSTIENAQKSIKYIFHLNTSGHITKASMLDAKSQNVINEYTYYAYTVFGSHAQNIQYKFTINNDGHLINASKYEKRTKRVLNLYTYYNNTIYGNHGNRIKYGFSFNTNGHLSKAYKREAGTKRLTNWYNYYSGTIYGKHEDKIRYRFDIDKNGYLSKAIEKEKGTARLLTTYKYKPKTRYGRHAEHISERILNVPVISQLPSLPTGCEITAVTMMLRYKGSKVGHVTLAREMPKHHSNPNLGYVGNPFAKSGWTIYPPALKKLVKKYSGSSTILTGKTNATLEKQLRNKKPVVIWASRMHGFSVHAITLTGYNSSYYYYNDPWIGKKNVKIKKTDFNRLWSNQKKRAISL from the coding sequence ATGAGAAAGTACATAGTATTTATACTAGCCTTGTTCTCCATTTACTCGTTTTCGCACAAGTGGTTAATTACAACTGTTTTCGCTCAATCAGGTTCTCCACAAGTGACTACTGATGAGAAAGCCGTGCCGGGCAAGCAGAGCGAGACAAAGCAAAAGGAATCCGCTAATGAGCCGGAAGCTGTACAAATCGAGGCCACTATATCAGAGCCTAATACAACCGGAAATGTTGAGCACCCTGTACAACCAGCAGATGGCATAAAACTAAATAAAGAGACGGAGGGACAATCGGCAACAATGAATTCGGAACCATTAACAGTTACTGTAGGCAACATAAAATATTATCTGGATTCCCAAAAAAGAATCACCCACTCTGAAGTGTATAAAAGTGACAGAGTGGAAAAGATTCAACAATTTCATCCTGGAAGTACGATTGAAAATGCTCAGAAATCTATTAAATACATATTCCATCTGAACACGTCCGGCCATATTACGAAGGCATCCATGCTCGATGCAAAATCTCAAAATGTAATCAATGAATACACATACTATGCTTATACTGTCTTCGGAAGCCATGCACAGAACATACAATACAAATTCACGATCAACAATGATGGTCATCTGATTAATGCCAGCAAATATGAAAAACGAACAAAGCGGGTCCTGAACCTTTATACCTACTATAACAACACAATATACGGCAACCATGGAAACAGAATTAAATATGGATTCTCTTTCAATACAAATGGTCATCTAAGCAAGGCTTACAAAAGAGAAGCGGGCACGAAACGATTAACAAATTGGTATAACTACTACAGTGGAACAATCTATGGAAAGCATGAGGATAAAATTCGCTACCGCTTCGATATCGATAAAAATGGATACCTATCCAAAGCAATCGAAAAGGAAAAAGGAACTGCACGCTTGCTGACTACTTATAAATATAAGCCAAAAACCCGTTACGGCCGCCACGCCGAACATATTAGCGAGAGGATATTGAATGTTCCAGTAATCAGCCAGCTTCCTTCTCTTCCAACCGGATGTGAAATTACAGCTGTCACCATGATGCTGCGATATAAAGGGAGCAAGGTCGGACACGTTACACTTGCAAGAGAAATGCCAAAGCATCACTCGAATCCAAATTTGGGCTATGTCGGAAATCCATTTGCCAAAAGCGGCTGGACAATCTACCCGCCTGCATTGAAGAAACTCGTTAAAAAATATAGCGGCAGTTCGACAATACTGACCGGCAAAACGAATGCAACCCTTGAAAAGCAGCTGCGAAACAAAAAGCCTGTTGTCATCTGGGCCTCGCGAATGCACGGATTCAGCGTCCATGCCATAACTCTTACAGGTTATAATAGTAGTTATTATTATTACAACGACCCATGGATAGGAAAGAAGAATGTAAAAATCAAGAAAACAGATTTTAATAGATTATGGAGCAATCAAAAAAAGCGGGCGATTTCTTTATAA
- a CDS encoding AEC family transporter has translation MAMGNFLSEMTILYLIGLIGFIARKTGLLSKEANQILTQLILHITLPALILFTLDIPFSYSAIGEFSWLVSMSLSAILVATLIGYYMRKRSRLTSKDGAVYESLIIFGNQGFIGYAISYILFKEQGVIYLTMFNVCYLVHIWAYGIYLFTRNTKKIPWRTIWFNPGIISTFIGFIIFLTPFTWPALISSSLETTGKMTIPLSMIVIGSLIASVPLSSLPNILKNRLLWKATVLRLLIIPLFLLPFILLPVPLTLLIIAVLVTGMPSAPTVSLYAQKYGGDTAFASAGTLLTTLLCIGTLPFLHMLIQILQAFR, from the coding sequence ATGGCAATGGGTAATTTCCTATCCGAGATGACAATTCTCTATCTAATCGGTCTAATTGGCTTCATCGCACGAAAAACTGGCCTGCTTAGTAAAGAAGCAAACCAGATTTTGACCCAGCTCATTCTTCATATTACATTGCCTGCCCTTATCCTATTTACACTTGACATTCCCTTCTCCTATTCTGCAATCGGAGAATTCAGCTGGCTCGTTTCCATGTCTCTTTCCGCCATTCTAGTCGCCACACTGATTGGATACTACATGCGAAAGCGCTCCCGACTTACAAGCAAAGATGGCGCTGTCTATGAAAGTCTAATTATTTTTGGGAATCAGGGGTTCATCGGCTATGCCATCAGCTATATTCTATTCAAAGAGCAAGGCGTCATTTATTTGACGATGTTCAATGTTTGTTATCTAGTTCATATATGGGCATATGGAATATACCTTTTTACTAGGAATACTAAAAAAATTCCCTGGAGAACAATATGGTTCAATCCGGGAATCATTTCAACATTTATCGGTTTTATCATTTTCCTAACCCCATTCACATGGCCTGCTCTCATTTCATCAAGTCTTGAAACGACAGGTAAAATGACAATCCCTCTATCAATGATAGTAATCGGCAGCCTCATTGCAAGTGTTCCTTTAAGCTCCTTGCCCAACATCCTGAAAAATCGGCTGCTGTGGAAGGCTACCGTTTTGAGACTTCTGATCATACCACTATTCCTGCTTCCTTTTATCCTTCTGCCAGTTCCTCTGACACTGCTTATTATCGCTGTGCTCGTCACTGGGATGCCATCTGCTCCAACCGTATCACTTTACGCTCAGAAATATGGCGGTGATACAGCATTTGCTTCTGCAGGGACATTACTGACAACATTGTTGTGTATCGGTACATTGCCTTTCCTTCATATGCTGATACAGATTCTGCAAGCCTTCAGATAA
- the brnQ gene encoding branched-chain amino acid transport system II carrier protein — MNALPNKEIFKLGLTMFALFFGAGNIIFPPLLGQQSGTNVLLTILGFLITGVGLPFLGVLAVSLSGSQLQDLAGKAHPIFGAIFPIIVYLTIGPLFGLPRTATVSFEIGASPFIPEAHQGLALALFSICFFAITAWLSLRPSKITDWFGNILTPVLLGIIALIVIVAIIHPAGTSGTPMAPYDETPFSSGFVEGYLTMDALAALVFAIIIINSIKLKGISDQKTITKITLKSGVISVFGLCLVYISLAWIGTTSRSIAPNAGNGGYILTQITHLQMGVFGQILLGIAVTLACLTTAIGLTTACATYLSKIIPRLSYKIAVFGIITFTTIVANIGLDQLIAITLPVLVGIYPVAIVLIAARFLHRWFKGHSEVYNFAMLAAGFIGLFDMLKAFKVEFSPISGLLQYLPLYDEGLGWLVPAILCGLIGFAIATIRKKNSTYAQSLQSER, encoded by the coding sequence ATGAATGCTTTACCCAATAAAGAAATATTCAAGCTGGGGCTTACAATGTTCGCTCTATTCTTCGGAGCTGGCAATATCATCTTTCCACCTTTGCTTGGACAACAGTCAGGAACCAATGTCCTGCTTACGATACTCGGTTTCCTTATTACAGGGGTAGGTCTTCCATTCCTCGGTGTGCTTGCGGTTTCTTTAAGTGGCAGTCAGTTGCAAGACCTTGCTGGAAAAGCACATCCAATTTTCGGTGCAATTTTTCCAATAATCGTTTATTTGACAATCGGACCATTGTTTGGCCTTCCACGCACGGCGACCGTTTCATTTGAAATTGGTGCTTCACCTTTTATACCTGAAGCCCATCAAGGACTGGCGCTCGCCCTGTTCTCTATCTGCTTCTTTGCGATTACAGCTTGGCTTTCACTACGCCCAAGTAAAATAACTGACTGGTTTGGCAATATCCTTACACCTGTTCTTCTCGGAATCATCGCACTTATCGTCATTGTAGCTATTATTCATCCAGCTGGAACGAGCGGGACACCTATGGCTCCATATGATGAAACTCCATTCTCAAGCGGTTTCGTTGAAGGATACTTAACTATGGATGCACTTGCTGCGCTCGTCTTTGCAATCATCATAATTAATTCAATTAAGCTAAAAGGAATATCAGACCAGAAAACCATTACAAAAATTACGTTAAAATCAGGAGTTATTTCAGTTTTTGGACTTTGTCTCGTATACATTTCTCTCGCTTGGATTGGAACAACAAGCCGCTCCATCGCTCCGAATGCAGGAAATGGTGGATATATCCTTACACAGATTACCCATCTTCAAATGGGTGTGTTCGGTCAAATTCTGCTTGGTATCGCTGTAACACTCGCTTGTTTGACAACAGCGATCGGTCTGACAACAGCTTGTGCGACATACTTGTCCAAAATCATACCACGGTTGTCATACAAAATTGCTGTGTTCGGCATTATTACCTTTACAACAATCGTTGCTAACATCGGACTTGATCAGCTAATTGCTATTACACTTCCAGTTCTAGTCGGAATCTATCCGGTCGCAATTGTCCTCATTGCCGCCCGTTTCTTGCACAGGTGGTTCAAAGGACATTCTGAAGTATACAATTTCGCAATGCTTGCAGCAGGTTTTATCGGCCTCTTCGACATGTTAAAAGCATTCAAAGTTGAATTCAGTCCGATCTCAGGGCTGCTTCAGTACTTGCCATTATATGACGAAGGGCTTGGCTGGCTAGTACCTGCCATCCTATGCGGCCTAATCGGTTTCGCCATTGCAACTATAAGAAAGAAAAATTCAACCTATGCACAATCTTTGCAGTCCGAGCGCTAA
- a CDS encoding allantoinase, with product MATYDLIIKNGTVVTAERTVQADIAVKDGKIIKVSPDKAIEESADRVINAEGLHVFPGLIDSHVHFNEPGRADWEGLETGSKSLAAGGATSFFDMPLNSTPPVINKENLERKQELAKEKSVVNAFCWGGLVPENISDLKALHDGGVIGFKAFMSPSGIEDFNNADDETLYKGMKEIASFGSLLAVHAESTVMCEELAAEKKAAGKTSAQDYVDSRPIISEIEAVKRVISYAELTGCKLHIVHASSRKVVKVIEDAKKRGVDVTVETCPHYLALTVEDLAEQKAIAKCAPPLRDKHELEDLWEAVKAGEIDTIGSDHSPAPADMKVITDNFFEGWGGISGAQSTLNILLTEGHFKRGVPLEKIVEVAATNPAKIFNIPMKGKIDAGYDADITIVNLSESFVLEKDDLEYRHKHSPYIGHEYQGKVKTTIVNGEVVFENDKIVAGK from the coding sequence ATGGCAACTTATGACTTGATTATCAAGAATGGAACAGTTGTAACAGCCGAGCGCACAGTCCAGGCCGATATTGCGGTTAAGGACGGCAAAATTATCAAAGTTTCACCTGACAAGGCGATTGAAGAATCAGCTGATCGTGTGATCAATGCTGAAGGTCTTCATGTATTCCCTGGTCTAATCGATTCACATGTGCACTTCAACGAACCTGGTCGTGCTGATTGGGAAGGTCTTGAAACAGGTAGTAAAAGTCTTGCAGCTGGTGGAGCTACGTCATTCTTTGACATGCCTTTGAACAGTACACCACCAGTAATCAATAAAGAGAATCTTGAACGCAAACAGGAATTGGCGAAAGAAAAGTCTGTCGTCAATGCTTTCTGCTGGGGCGGACTTGTTCCTGAGAACATCAGTGATCTAAAAGCTTTGCATGATGGCGGCGTCATCGGTTTCAAAGCATTCATGTCTCCAAGCGGTATTGAAGATTTCAACAATGCGGATGATGAAACACTATATAAAGGTATGAAGGAAATTGCTTCATTCGGTTCTCTACTAGCAGTTCACGCTGAAAGCACTGTCATGTGCGAAGAGCTTGCTGCTGAGAAGAAAGCTGCCGGCAAGACTTCTGCACAGGATTATGTTGATTCACGACCGATCATTTCAGAAATCGAAGCAGTTAAGCGTGTCATTTCCTACGCTGAATTGACAGGTTGTAAATTGCATATCGTACACGCAAGCAGCCGTAAAGTCGTTAAAGTAATTGAAGATGCGAAGAAGCGTGGCGTAGATGTAACTGTTGAAACTTGCCCACACTATCTAGCTCTTACAGTTGAAGACCTTGCTGAGCAGAAGGCGATTGCAAAATGTGCACCGCCACTTCGCGACAAGCATGAACTGGAAGACCTTTGGGAAGCTGTCAAAGCTGGCGAGATTGATACAATCGGTTCTGACCACTCACCAGCTCCAGCTGATATGAAAGTCATCACTGATAACTTCTTTGAAGGATGGGGCGGTATTTCCGGTGCCCAGTCTACATTGAATATCCTTCTTACTGAAGGTCATTTCAAACGCGGTGTTCCATTGGAAAAAATCGTTGAAGTCGCAGCAACAAACCCTGCGAAAATCTTCAACATTCCAATGAAGGGTAAAATTGACGCTGGTTACGACGCAGATATCACGATCGTTAATTTGAGCGAAAGCTTTGTTCTTGAGAAAGATGATTTGGAGTATCGTCATAAGCATTCACCATACATCGGTCATGAATACCAAGGAAAAGTAAAAACAACAATCGTAAACGGTGAAGTTGTTTTTGAAAACGACAAAATCGTTGCTGGTAAATAA
- a CDS encoding YfmQ family protein — protein MTTGAIIITAILALLKLLVTCLPNDAVKWITKKFELHPEISSADTTISYEGKELSDSQKEMLVKHFNEAQFLKSQHIFPGNEELFLHPATGVTPVIIDTKQNKKDIRLYMFGYNDSIDIVKQHKKKLQAYTLSSEILQSHFPQVKEAMENPQFGTTA, from the coding sequence ATGACTACAGGTGCAATTATCATCACTGCTATTCTTGCTTTACTTAAACTGCTTGTCACTTGCCTCCCTAATGATGCCGTGAAGTGGATAACGAAGAAGTTCGAACTGCATCCTGAGATTTCTTCTGCAGATACGACTATTTCGTACGAAGGCAAAGAGCTCTCTGACTCTCAAAAAGAAATGCTTGTCAAACACTTCAACGAAGCCCAATTTCTTAAATCCCAACATATATTCCCGGGTAATGAAGAACTTTTCCTTCATCCGGCAACAGGCGTGACACCAGTTATCATAGATACAAAACAGAACAAAAAGGATATTCGTCTGTATATGTTCGGCTACAACGATTCAATCGATATTGTCAAACAGCATAAAAAGAAACTCCAAGCTTACACGCTATCCTCAGAAATACTGCAAAGCCATTTTCCGCAAGTAAAGGAAGCAATGGAAAACCCGCAGTTCGGTACGACAGCATGA